From a single Oreochromis niloticus isolate F11D_XX linkage group LG3, O_niloticus_UMD_NMBU, whole genome shotgun sequence genomic region:
- the LOC109195259 gene encoding ribonuclease inhibitor-like translates to MSVLKQPPVRVSGELNFRLSACNLSERSCETLSSLLSSQPSSLRELDLSNNDLKDSGVKVLSSGLKSPYCELETLRLSGCLITEEGCKSLVSAFSSSSSHLKELDLSYNNPGEAGVKMLEQLKLDTLRYVDGPYSHKQRLIDEETGSV, encoded by the exons ATGagtgttctcaa gcagccgccggtccgagtgtcaggtgaactgaacttcag GTTGAGTGCCTGTAAtctctcagagagaagctgtgaaactCTGTCTTCACTACTCAGCTCCCAGCCCTCTAGTTTGAGAGAGCTTgacctgagtaacaatgacCTGAAGGACTCTGGAGTGAAAGTTTTGTCTTCTGGACTGAAAAGTCCATATTGTGAACTGGAAACACTCAG GCTGTCAGGCTGCCTGATCACAGAAGAAGGTTGCAAGTCTCTGGTCTCAGCTTTTAGCTCCAGTTCTTCCCATCtgaaagagctggacctgagctacaataaCCCAGGAGAGGCAGGAGTGAAGATGCTTGAGCAGCTAAAACTGGACACTCTGAGGTATGTAGATGGCCCTTACAGCCACAAACAGCGTCTGATAGATGAGGAAACTGGCTCTGTCTGA